Proteins encoded within one genomic window of Amorphoplanes friuliensis DSM 7358:
- a CDS encoding YciI family protein, with protein MMQYLVSVIDDKSNSGTDEEMAAIDVFNAGVQAAGHWVFAGGLASPDSATVIDNRDDAGMVTDGPFVETKEYVAGFWVFEAPDLDVALELAAGGSRACNRKVEVRPFL; from the coding sequence CTGATGCAATACCTGGTTTCCGTGATCGACGACAAGTCCAACTCCGGCACCGACGAGGAGATGGCCGCCATCGACGTTTTCAACGCCGGGGTTCAGGCCGCGGGTCACTGGGTCTTCGCCGGCGGGCTCGCGTCACCGGACTCGGCGACCGTCATCGACAACCGGGACGACGCGGGGATGGTCACCGACGGACCGTTCGTGGAGACGAAGGAGTACGTGGCCGGCTTCTGGGTCTTCGAGGCCCCCGACCTCGACGTGGCGCTCGAGCTCGCCGCCGGCGGGTCCAGGGCCTGCAACCGGAAGGTCGAGGTCCGGCCGTTCCTGTGA
- a CDS encoding RNA polymerase sigma factor, whose amino-acid sequence MSDDIATAITRAHRGEWARVVAALARRFGDLDIAEEATAEAFATAVERWPADGVPPNPGAWLTTTAQRKAIDRIRRESKRDDKQKEARMLHDDDPPGPSGAIDDERLRLIFTCCHPALAPETRIALTLRLVGGLTVPEIARAFLVQETAMGQRITRAKAKIKAARIPYRVPSAEDLPARVSGVLAVLFLVFNEGYLATGPDTPPVRHELTSEAIRLTRVLRELLPGDGEVAGLLALMLLTEARRTARVSAGGELVSLDEQDRGAWDKALIAEGHRLVRERLATGVAPGRYQILAAINAVHTDASDARATDWSQIVALYDLLVRLDPSPVVRLNRSVAVAELDGPEVALADVDRLGDKLDGYHAFHATRADLLRRLGRSGQSRAAYDRAIELAGNTAETAYLSRRRDQLGQRDTSIHR is encoded by the coding sequence GTGAGCGACGACATCGCCACGGCGATCACCCGGGCGCACCGCGGCGAGTGGGCGCGGGTGGTCGCCGCCCTGGCCCGGCGTTTCGGTGACCTCGACATCGCCGAGGAGGCGACGGCCGAGGCGTTCGCGACCGCCGTCGAGCGATGGCCGGCCGACGGCGTGCCGCCCAATCCGGGCGCCTGGCTGACCACGACGGCCCAGCGCAAGGCCATCGACCGGATCCGGCGCGAGAGCAAACGCGACGACAAGCAGAAGGAGGCCCGGATGCTCCACGACGACGACCCGCCCGGGCCGTCCGGCGCCATCGACGACGAGCGACTCCGGCTGATCTTCACCTGCTGCCACCCGGCGCTGGCGCCGGAGACCCGCATCGCGCTGACGTTGCGCCTGGTCGGCGGTCTGACCGTGCCCGAGATCGCCCGCGCCTTCCTGGTGCAGGAGACCGCCATGGGCCAGCGGATCACCCGGGCCAAAGCCAAGATCAAGGCCGCCCGCATCCCCTACCGGGTGCCGTCGGCCGAGGACCTGCCGGCCCGGGTGTCCGGCGTCCTCGCGGTCCTCTTCCTCGTTTTCAACGAGGGTTACCTGGCGACCGGCCCCGACACCCCTCCGGTACGCCATGAGCTGACCTCCGAGGCGATCCGGCTGACCCGGGTGCTCCGTGAACTCCTGCCGGGCGACGGCGAGGTGGCCGGCCTGCTGGCGCTGATGCTCCTCACGGAGGCCCGGCGGACCGCACGGGTCTCGGCGGGCGGCGAGCTGGTCTCCCTCGACGAGCAGGATCGCGGCGCCTGGGACAAGGCGCTGATCGCGGAGGGTCATCGGCTGGTGCGCGAGCGGCTGGCGACCGGGGTGGCTCCGGGCCGCTACCAGATCCTCGCCGCGATCAACGCGGTGCACACCGACGCCTCCGACGCGCGCGCCACCGACTGGTCGCAGATCGTCGCCCTGTACGACCTGCTCGTCCGTCTGGACCCCTCGCCGGTGGTCAGGCTCAACCGGTCGGTCGCGGTCGCCGAGCTCGACGGCCCGGAGGTCGCCCTGGCCGACGTCGACCGTCTCGGGGACAAGCTGGACGGCTACCACGCCTTCCACGCGACGCGGGCCGACCTGCTGCGCCGGCTGGGCCGCAGCGGGCAGTCGCGGGCGGCGTACGACCGGGCGATCGAGCTGGCGGGCAACACGGCGGAGACGGCTTATCTGTCCCGCCGCCGCGACCAGCTGGGGCAGCGCGACACCTCCATCCATCGATAG
- a CDS encoding aldo/keto reductase has translation MRTAKLGDLEVGRIGLGTMGMSHGYTGAGSDDAESIRTIHRAIDLGVTLIDTAEVYGPFVNEELVGKALAGRRDQVVLATKFGLVSHTGAGNADSSPDNIRTAVEGSLRRLGTDHIDLYYQHRVDPKTPIEDTMGVLAELVQQGKVRHIGLSEAWIDTVRRAHAVHPVTALQSEFSLWTRDQEEMLPVLRELGIGLVAYSPLGRGFLTGALRSVADLDALDDSDFRKNNPRFTGENFERNLRLVDGVRAVADQAGATVGQVALAWLLAQGDDIVPIPGTKRVSRVEENVGADAVELTPEQVATLTALPAPEGGHHTEDQMQLIER, from the coding sequence ATGCGTACAGCGAAGCTGGGTGACCTGGAAGTGGGCCGGATCGGCCTGGGGACGATGGGGATGTCGCACGGGTACACCGGTGCCGGCAGTGATGACGCGGAGTCGATCCGCACCATCCACCGGGCGATCGACCTGGGTGTCACCCTGATCGACACCGCGGAGGTCTACGGCCCGTTCGTCAACGAGGAACTCGTCGGCAAGGCGCTCGCCGGCCGCCGTGACCAGGTTGTCCTCGCGACCAAGTTCGGCCTGGTCTCGCACACCGGGGCCGGGAACGCCGACAGCAGCCCGGACAACATCCGTACCGCCGTCGAGGGTTCCCTGCGGCGGCTCGGCACCGATCACATCGACCTCTACTACCAGCACCGTGTCGACCCGAAGACCCCGATCGAGGACACCATGGGTGTGCTCGCGGAGCTGGTGCAGCAGGGCAAGGTCCGCCACATCGGCCTGTCGGAGGCGTGGATCGACACGGTGCGCCGGGCCCACGCCGTGCACCCGGTCACGGCCCTGCAGTCCGAGTTCTCCCTGTGGACCCGCGACCAGGAGGAGATGCTGCCGGTGCTGCGTGAGCTGGGCATCGGCCTGGTGGCGTACTCGCCGCTCGGCCGGGGATTCCTCACCGGTGCGCTGCGGTCGGTCGCGGACCTCGACGCCCTCGACGACTCCGACTTCCGCAAGAACAACCCGCGGTTCACCGGGGAGAACTTCGAGCGCAACCTGCGCCTGGTCGACGGGGTCCGGGCGGTCGCCGACCAGGCGGGCGCGACCGTGGGCCAGGTGGCGCTGGCGTGGCTGCTCGCCCAGGGCGACGACATCGTGCCCATTCCCGGCACCAAGCGGGTGAGCCGGGTCGAGGAGAACGTCGGGGCGGACGCGGTCGAGCTCACCCCGGAGCAGGTGGCCACCCTGACCGCGCTGCCCGCGCCCGAGGGCGGCCATCACACCGAGGACCAGATGCAACTGATCGAACGCTGA
- a CDS encoding NAD(P)-dependent alcohol dehydrogenase, giving the protein MSTVSAIIAPSATEPLVRGTVERRDVGPKDVLIEIAYAGICHSDIHTVQGDWGKVPYPLTVGHEIVGTVAEVGAEVTLHSVGDRVGVGCMVNSCRECDNCKAGQQQYCLQGNTGTYAAVDRDGTVTQGGYSTHVVVVEDFVLRVPESIPYEAAAPLLCAGITTYSPLAHWNAGPGKRVAVVGMGGLGHMAVKIAHAMGAEVTVLSQTLGKKDDGLRMGADHYYATSDASTFEALANTFDLIINTVSAKVDLNAYLGLLRLDGTLVNVGAPPEPLPVGVFTLFGNRRSFAGSSIGSIGETQEMLDFCAERGIAPEVELINADQVNEAWSRVLSSDVRYRFVIDIATLN; this is encoded by the coding sequence ATTTCTACCGTTTCCGCCATCATTGCCCCGTCGGCGACCGAACCTCTGGTCCGTGGCACGGTCGAACGCCGCGACGTCGGGCCGAAGGACGTGCTGATCGAGATCGCGTACGCCGGCATCTGCCACTCCGACATCCACACCGTGCAGGGCGACTGGGGCAAGGTGCCCTACCCGCTGACCGTCGGCCACGAGATCGTCGGCACGGTTGCCGAGGTCGGCGCGGAGGTCACCCTGCACAGCGTGGGTGACCGGGTCGGCGTCGGCTGCATGGTCAACTCGTGCCGCGAGTGCGACAACTGCAAGGCCGGTCAGCAGCAGTACTGCCTGCAGGGCAACACCGGCACGTACGCCGCGGTCGACCGCGACGGCACCGTCACCCAGGGCGGGTACTCCACGCACGTGGTCGTGGTCGAGGACTTCGTGCTGCGGGTGCCGGAGAGCATCCCGTACGAGGCCGCCGCGCCGCTGCTGTGCGCCGGCATCACGACGTACTCGCCGCTGGCGCACTGGAACGCCGGGCCCGGCAAGCGTGTCGCCGTGGTCGGGATGGGCGGCCTGGGCCACATGGCCGTCAAGATCGCGCACGCCATGGGCGCCGAGGTCACGGTGCTGTCGCAGACGCTGGGCAAGAAGGACGACGGCCTGCGCATGGGCGCCGACCACTACTACGCGACCAGCGACGCGTCGACCTTCGAGGCCCTCGCCAACACCTTCGACCTGATCATCAACACGGTCAGCGCCAAGGTGGACCTGAACGCGTACCTCGGCCTCCTGCGACTCGACGGCACGCTGGTCAACGTCGGCGCCCCGCCGGAGCCGCTGCCGGTCGGCGTCTTCACGCTGTTCGGCAACCGCCGCTCGTTCGCGGGCAGCAGCATCGGCAGCATCGGCGAGACCCAGGAGATGCTCGACTTCTGCGCCGAGCGCGGCATCGCCCCCGAGGTCGAACTCATCAACGCCGACCAGGTCAACGAGGCGTGGTCGCGGGTGCTGTCCTCGGACGTGCGCTACCGCTTCGTGATCGACATCGCGACCCTCAACTAG
- a CDS encoding NAD(P)-dependent oxidoreductase, translating into MKIVVFGTGFVGSALVREITSRGHEVTAVARHSPTAAGNVLDPAFVAEVSSGADVIVSALPASDENVTALLGAAVASGARLGVVGGSSVLPMVEGGPRLADTPGFPAWLLPRTEAHARVLEILGSAPTGVDWFSLVPAANFGPHQPGTRTGAYRTSTTALVTDDQGRSVLGVEDYAIAFADEIDKPATHRTWLAVGY; encoded by the coding sequence ATGAAGATCGTCGTTTTCGGCACCGGATTTGTCGGCAGCGCACTCGTCCGCGAGATCACGTCCCGCGGCCACGAGGTGACCGCCGTCGCGCGGCATTCCCCCACCGCGGCCGGGAACGTGCTCGACCCCGCCTTTGTCGCCGAGGTGTCGTCCGGCGCGGACGTGATCGTGTCGGCGCTGCCGGCTTCGGACGAGAATGTGACAGCCCTGCTCGGCGCGGCCGTAGCGTCCGGAGCCCGGCTGGGAGTGGTCGGCGGTTCGTCAGTCCTGCCGATGGTCGAGGGCGGACCGCGGCTGGCCGACACCCCCGGCTTTCCCGCCTGGCTGCTGCCACGCACCGAGGCCCACGCGCGCGTCCTGGAGATCCTCGGCTCGGCGCCCACCGGTGTCGACTGGTTCTCCCTCGTCCCGGCGGCGAACTTCGGCCCGCACCAGCCCGGCACCCGCACGGGCGCGTACCGCACGAGCACCACGGCCCTGGTCACTGATGACCAGGGCCGTTCGGTGCTCGGTGTGGAGGACTACGCGATCGCCTTCGCCGACGAGATCGACAAGCCGGCCACCCACCGCACCTGGCTCGCCGTCGGGTACTAG
- a CDS encoding nucleoside hydrolase — translation MSDSAPHPVIVDCDPGHDDALALLLAVGDPRLQLLGVTTVAGNQTLEKTTRNALRILALAGAGEVPVAAGCDRPLVGELTVAEDIHGGSGLDGPDLDVPVAAIADVHGVELMRRLIMGSAGPVTVVATGPLTNVALLVRTHPEVLPRVRRIVFMGGSTERGNTTPYGEFNIVTDPEAADIVLRSGVPLTMIGLNVTHQALATEEIIAEFRGLGTRLGVVCADLMTFFASTYLRVFGFEHPPVHDPVAVAAVIDASIVRTVAAPVAIELTGTHTRGATVVDLHRRTGEAPDVDVAVGLDVDAFWRLLMAAVRNAGQTPS, via the coding sequence ATGAGCGACTCCGCACCGCACCCGGTGATCGTCGACTGCGACCCGGGACACGACGACGCCCTGGCCCTGCTGCTCGCGGTGGGTGATCCCCGGCTGCAGCTGCTCGGCGTCACGACCGTCGCCGGCAACCAGACCCTCGAGAAGACGACCCGGAACGCGCTGAGGATCCTGGCGCTGGCCGGCGCGGGTGAGGTTCCCGTGGCGGCGGGCTGCGACCGTCCGCTGGTGGGTGAGCTCACCGTCGCCGAGGACATCCACGGCGGGTCGGGGCTCGACGGGCCCGACCTCGACGTCCCGGTCGCCGCGATCGCGGACGTGCACGGGGTCGAGCTGATGCGGCGGCTGATCATGGGCTCGGCCGGACCGGTCACCGTCGTCGCCACCGGCCCGCTGACCAACGTCGCGCTGCTCGTGCGGACCCATCCCGAGGTGCTGCCCCGCGTGCGCCGGATCGTCTTCATGGGCGGCTCGACCGAGCGGGGCAACACGACGCCCTACGGCGAGTTCAACATCGTCACCGATCCGGAGGCGGCCGACATCGTCCTGCGGTCCGGTGTGCCCCTCACGATGATCGGGCTGAACGTCACACACCAGGCTCTGGCCACCGAGGAGATCATCGCGGAGTTCCGGGGGCTGGGCACCCGGCTCGGCGTCGTCTGCGCGGACCTCATGACGTTCTTCGCGAGCACCTACCTCCGGGTGTTCGGCTTCGAGCACCCACCGGTGCACGACCCGGTCGCGGTGGCCGCCGTCATCGACGCGTCGATCGTGCGGACCGTCGCGGCGCCCGTCGCGATCGAGCTGACCGGCACACACACCCGCGGTGCGACAGTGGTGGATCTCCACCGCCGCACCGGTGAGGCCCCGGACGTCGACGTCGCGGTCGGGCTCGACGTGGACGCCTTCTGGCGGCTGCTCATGGCCGCGGTGCGCAACGCCGGTCAGACGCCGAGCTGA
- a CDS encoding SDR family NAD(P)-dependent oxidoreductase, translating into MGIAIVTGGSSGIGRATAVELAKRGEGVIFTYRGNEQAAAGLVAEIEKDGGAAVAVRLDLGDTTTFPAFVDEVRNALSSTWETDRFTSLVNNAGVGGGMTFAETTEEYFDMMSRVLFRGPFFLTQKLLPLLADGGAIVNVGSSSARSNGTERGGGYAAYAANKGAVAVLTRYLAVELAGRGIRVNTISPGTTRTGIGDNAFETYAHLIPEFGKKVLLGRIGESEDVAAAIAVLVSADGRWITGQDIEVSGGYQLGV; encoded by the coding sequence ATGGGTATCGCCATTGTCACCGGGGGCAGTTCCGGGATCGGACGGGCGACCGCGGTCGAGCTGGCGAAGCGCGGTGAGGGTGTCATCTTCACCTATCGCGGCAACGAGCAGGCCGCGGCCGGGCTCGTCGCCGAGATCGAGAAGGACGGCGGTGCCGCGGTTGCGGTACGTCTCGACCTCGGTGACACCACAACTTTCCCGGCCTTTGTCGATGAGGTGCGGAACGCCCTGTCATCGACGTGGGAGACCGACCGGTTCACGTCGCTGGTCAACAACGCCGGTGTCGGTGGAGGCATGACGTTCGCCGAGACCACCGAGGAGTACTTCGACATGATGTCCCGCGTGCTGTTCCGCGGGCCGTTCTTCCTGACCCAGAAGCTGCTGCCGTTGCTGGCCGACGGCGGGGCGATCGTCAACGTCGGCAGTTCCAGCGCCCGGTCCAACGGCACGGAACGCGGGGGTGGTTACGCCGCCTATGCCGCCAACAAGGGTGCTGTCGCCGTGCTGACCCGGTACCTCGCCGTGGAACTGGCCGGGCGTGGCATCCGGGTCAACACGATCTCACCCGGCACGACGCGGACCGGGATCGGGGACAACGCCTTCGAGACGTACGCGCACCTCATCCCCGAGTTCGGGAAGAAGGTCCTGCTGGGCCGGATCGGCGAGTCGGAGGACGTCGCCGCGGCGATCGCCGTGCTGGTCTCCGCCGACGGCCGCTGGATCACCGGCCAGGACATCGAGGTCTCCGGGGGCTATCAGCTCGGCGTCTGA
- a CDS encoding winged helix-turn-helix transcriptional regulator, whose translation MSSCDVREVLDLVADKWSLFIVANLSDGPRRFTELKRAVDGVSQRMLTVTLRRLERDGILLRTVHAVMPPHVTYELTPLGTSLLHAAAPLIAWSNGNLEQVAAARAAYDAG comes from the coding sequence GTGAGCAGCTGCGACGTCCGCGAAGTGCTCGATCTGGTCGCCGACAAGTGGTCACTCTTCATCGTGGCGAACCTGAGCGATGGCCCGCGACGGTTCACCGAGCTCAAACGCGCCGTCGACGGGGTCAGCCAGCGCATGCTGACCGTCACCCTCCGCCGCCTCGAACGCGACGGCATCCTGCTCCGGACGGTCCACGCGGTCATGCCGCCCCACGTCACGTACGAGCTCACGCCGCTGGGCACGAGCCTGTTGCACGCCGCCGCGCCGCTCATCGCCTGGAGCAACGGCAATCTGGAGCAGGTCGCGGCCGCTCGTGCCGCCTACGACGCGGGGTAG